Genomic window (Synechococcus sp. LA31):
CTTGTGACCCACCATCTGCTCCGTCACGTAGACGGGAACGTGGGCCTTGCCGTTATGAACGGCAATGGTGTGGCCGATCATCATCGGCAGGATTGTGGAAGCACGTGACCAGGTTTTGATCACAGACTTGTCATCAGCCGCGTTCTGCTTTTCAACCTTCCGCAGAAGGCTGTCGGCAATAAACGGACCTTTTTTGAGTGAGCGTCCCATAGCGGTTTAAACGAACAGCAAAGCGGTGAGTTGGATCACGAATCGCGTCCGCCGCGGCTCCGCTTGGAGGTGCGGCGACGTTTCCGGAGCACAAACCGATTGCTGGGTTTGTTCCGCTTGCGGGTCTTGAGGCCGAGGGCCGGCTTACCCCAGGGGGTAACAGGGCCTGAACGACCGATTGGAGCGCGGCCCTCGCCACCACCGTGGGGGTGATCGCAGGGGTTCATCACGCTGCCTCGCACCTGCGGGCGACGACCCAGCCAGCGGCGACGACCGGCCTTACCCAGGCTGGTGTTGCGCACTTCCGAGTTGCCCACTTCGCCGAGGGTGGCGTAGCACTCTCGACGCACCAGGCGAACCTCGGTGGAGGGCAGCTTGAGGGCGACGTAATCGCCTTCTTTCGCCATCACCTGAGCACTCGCACCGGCAGTGCGCACCATCTGACCGCCACGACCGGCGTACAGCTCAACGCAATGAACGCTGGAGCCGAGGGGGATGGCGGAGAGAGGCAGTGCGTTGCCGGTCTCGATCGGAGCCTCAGGGCCCGACACCACGGTGGAACCCACGGCTACACCAGCCGGAGCCAGGATGTAGCGCTTCTCGCCATCGGCGTAGAAGAGCAGCGCCAGACGGGCGTTGCGGTGCGGGTCGTAATGGATCGCGGCCACCTTCGCCACCACACCGTGCTTGTCACGGCGGAAGTCGACGAGGCGATAGAGGCGCTTGTGGCCACCGCCGCGATGACGGCAGGTGATCACACCGCGGTTGTTGCGGCCTTTGCGCTGGTGCTTGGCCACCACCAGGCCCCGTTCGCGGCCGCGGCCAGTGACTTCAGCGAAGTCACTGGCGACACGGGTACGCGTGCCGGGGGTGATGGGGCGGTACTTACGGATTCCCATGATTCGTTAAACCCCTCAGGCTTCAGGGAACAGCTGGATGGCGTTGCCATCGGCAAGGCGCACCACGGCCTTTTTCACCTGGGCACGCTTGCCGGCGAAACGGCCCACGCGACGCGTACGACGCGGGGGATTCATGGTGCTGACGCCGATGACCTTGACGTCGAACAGCTGCTCGACGGCGGCCTTGATGTCGGGCTTGGCAGCGCGGTGGTCCACCTCAAAGGTGTACTGGTTCTGCTCAATGGCCCGGGTGGCCTTCTCAGTGATCAGCGGCCGGCGGATCACATCCGCCAGACGACCGTTAAAACGTTCAGTCATCGCCGTAGACCTCCTGAATCTTCGCGAGCGCTTCCTCGCTCACCACCAGGGCGTTGGCGTGGAGCAGGTCGAACACGTTGAGCTGATCGGCAGCGATCAGCTTCACCTTTTCAAGGTTGCGCACCGAACGGCGCACTACCTCACTGGGGGCATCCAGCACCACCAGAACCTTGGAACCATCGGCGATGCCGAAGCGGCTCAGGGCTGCCGTGATTTCTTTGGTCTTGGGGGTGTCCAGACCAGCGGCGAATCCCTTCACCACGGTGATGTCGGCGGTGCGGCTCATCAACGCGGTGCGCAGAGCCAGGCGACGCTCCTTGCGGTTCATCGCCAGGTTGTAGGTGCGGGGCTTGGGCCCGAACACCACACCACCACCGGGGCGCAGGGGAGTACGGATCGAACCCTGACGGGCGCGACCTGTGCCCTTCTGCTTGTAGGGCTTGCGACCACCACCAGCGACTTCGGCGCGGGTGAGGGTGCTAGCGGTGCCCTGACGGGCATGGGCCAGCTGACGGACCACAGCGCGATGCACCAGGTCGTTAGCCGACGTTTCCTTGGCGACCTTCAGCTCAAGGGCGGCCTTACCGGCCTCCTTGCCCTGCCAATCGCGAACAACACAGTTAGCCATCTCTGTCCTCCTCAGTTCGCGGCTTTGAAGCCCACCCGCTTGGCGGGGAGGATGTTCAGCAGGGCGCCGGGCTTACCAGGCACCGAGCCCTTCACCACCAGCAGATTGCGCTCGGCATCCACTTTCAGGATCACGAGACCGCGGGTGGTGATCTGCTTGCCGCCGTAGCGACCAGCCATGCGCTTGCCGGGATACACACGGCCGGGGGTGGTGCCGGCGCCGATGGAACCCGGTTCGCGGTGGTTCTTGGAACCGTGAGTCATAGGGCCGCGGCTGAAGCCGTGGCGCTTTTGAAAACCAGCGAAACCACGACCAACGGTGTCGCCGCTCACATCGACCTTCTGGCCCGCCTCAAAGGCGGCCACGGTGATTGCACCACCGAGCTCCAAACCGTCGACGGTGTCGACGCGGTACTCCTTCAGATGGCGCAAAGGCTCGCTGCCGGACTTGGCCAGGTGACCCTTGGCCGGCTTATTGACGAGCTTCTCGCGGATGTCACCGAAGCCCAGCTGAACGGCCGTGTAGCCGTCGTTGCTGTCGGTTTTGAGTTGGGTAATCCGGCAAGGACCCGCCTCGATCACGGTGACCGGGATGGATCTGCCTTCGTCGTCGAAGAACTGGGACATGCCCAGTTTCTTCCCAAGAATGCCGATGGACATAAGTAGGGAGAAACGCCAGCAGGACAACCACTCCTCTGGAGTGGCGTGGCTGAATCGGGTTGCGCACTTGGACCGAATCAGATCGGCTGCATCCGGAGCGATCCGGGGGAACAGCGTGATGATTCGGTTGGGCTAGCAGCGTCGAAGCAGCGGGGGCTGGGACTTGCTGGGGCAGCGCGGGAGGCCCGCACACCAGATTCAGCAGTTTCCCGGCGGTTCATGAAGAGCCGCGCAGGCCCGGGAAGGCCGCCACCACTGGCGACCTTTGTGCAGTGCGCTGGAGGCCCGGCTAGCGGACGGGCACAGTTGCAATTGCACAAGCAAAGATGGTATCTCACCGCCCGACACCCCTACCCAGGTGGTGTGCTGCCAGACTCGCCCCATCATCCCGCTCAGCCCATGCCCCTGCTGCTCACCGGCCGAGGATTTCGCCAGGAGCTGGAGCGGGCGGGAGCCCTAGCCCTCTACGCCCCACTCGAAGGCGGCGCTGAAACCCGCCTCTTGCGCCGATTGCGCGCGGCTGGCTATCGGGCCCAGATCACCTCGGCCCGAGGCCTCGGGGATCCGGAAGCTTTCCTGCTGCAACAACATGGCGTGCGCCCCCCACACCTGGGGCATCAGAGCGTGGGCCGCGGTGCCGCAGTCGGCGAGGTGCACATGGCCGCACCGCAGCTCGGCCACCTGTTTGAAGGCAGCGCACCGGTGCTGCTCTGGTTGCTGGAGGGGCAAGTGCTCTCCAAGGCAGAGCTGGCCTCATTGCTAGAGCTCACCCGTCGTGAACCCCGGCTGAAGATCGTGGTGGAACTCGGCGGTGCTCGCGCCCTGCGCTGGCAACCCCTGGCCTCGGTGCTCAACCAAGCGGCTTGAGCGCCAGTGCGGCTCCCGAAGCCGCCCTGGCGGCCGGCCGCTGGGTGAAGCTGATCTGCGGTGCCGGCAACCAAGATCTTGCCGCCATCGAAGACCTCTGCGCTGTGTACAGCCTGGCCGGCGTGCACTGCATCGACGTCGCCGCTGACGCCGCTGTGGCCGCCGCCGCCCGGCGAGGCATGGCCTGGGCCGAGCAGCGCGGTGCCCAGCGCCCCTGGCTCATGCTCAGCCTCAGTGATGGCGCCGATCCCCATTTCCGCAAGGCCCACTTCGATCCGCAGCGCTGCCCGCCCGACTGCCCCAGGCCGTGCCAGCGGGTCTGCCCGGCCCTGGCGATCGGTGCCAGCGGCGGGGTCCTGGCGGAGCGCTGCTATGGCTGCGGCCGCTGCTTGCCCGCGTGTCCGCTGGGGCTGATCGAAGAGCAGCAGGCGCTGCTCAGCGCCGCTGCCGTGCCCCAGCTGCTGGCAAGCGTTCAACCCGATGCGGTGGAACTGCACACCCAGGCAGGGCGTCAGCGACCGTTCACAGAACGCGTGCAGCAGGTGCTCGTCAGCGGCTTACAACTGCAGCGGCTAGCGGTGAGCTGCGGCCTGGAGCGCGGCGCCGCTGCGGGGCCGCAGCCGAGCCCCCTGAGCACCCACGAGCTGGCTGCGGAGCTCTGGCAGCGCCATGTTGTGGTGCGCCAGGCCGGTCTGCGCCCGCTCTGGCAGCTCGATGGACGACCGATGAGCGGCGACGTAGGGGCCGGTACCGCCCGATCCGCTGTGAGATTGCTGGAGGCGATCCGCCCCTGGGCCCCCCCTGGCCCGCTCCAGCTGGCGGGGGGCACGAACGGCAGCACCGCAGCCTTGCTACCGCCTTCCTGTGGTGCCGCTGGGGTGGCCTTCGGCGGCGTGGCCCGCAGCCTGCTGCAACCACTGCTGCTGCAAGCCGAGGTCCGCGGACAACGTCTGCTCGAATGCCCCGACCTACTGGAGCAGGCCCTCGACAGCGCTGAAGTGCTTGTGGCTCCCTGGCTGACGCGCTGATGGCTAGAACGCCCGTTCAGGAGTCACGGCCCCACTGCCGACTCCACCCACTGTGATGGTTTCCGCTCCGATCACCCCTCAGCGCATCACCGACGATCTCGATCGGCTGCTGGAGGTGCTGCCCGATCCCGTGCGTGAAGCCTTGGCGCCTGCCGAGGCCCGTGAACAACTGCTGGAGGTGGTGCTCGATCTGGGCCGGGTGCCAGAAGCCCGCTACCCCGGCCAAGCGGTGAACCTGGGCGATGCGGTCGTGGAGCGGGCCGATCTGGCGGCGGTGGTGGAACAGCTGGGCGCCTTCGGCGGCGATAACCGCGCTGGCATCGAGCGCACCCTGCACCGCATCAGCGCCATCCGCAACCGCACCGGCACAATCGTGGGCCTCACCTGCCGGGTGGGGCGGGCCGTGTTCGGCACGGTGGCGATGGTGCGCGATCTGATGGATTCGGGCGAGTCGCTGCTGCTGATGGGCCGCCCGGGTGTGGGTAAAACCACCGCCCTGCGCGAGATCGCCCGAGTGCTGGCCGATGAGCTGGGCAAGCGGGTGGTGGTGATCGACACCAGCAACGAAATCGCTGGCGATGGCGACATCCCTCACCCCGCTATCGGGCGGGCCAGGCGCATGCAGGTGGCCAGGCCGGAACTGCAGCACCAGGTGATGATCGAGGCGGTGGAAAACCACATGCCCGAGGTGATCGTGATCGATGAGATCGGCACCGAACTCGAGGCCCAGGCAGCCCGCACCATCGCCGAACGGGGCGTGATGCTCGTGGCCACAGCGCACGGCAACGAACTGGCCAACCTGGTGAAGAACCCCACCCTCAGCGACCTGGTGGGAGGCATCGAATCGGTGACCCTTGGCGATGAAGAGGCACGCCGGCGCCGCAGCCAGAAAACGGTGCTGGAGCGGGCCGCCGAACCCACCTTTCCCCTGGCGGTCGAAATGCATAGCCGCCACCGCTGGCTGGTGCACCGTGATGTGGCCCGCACCGTGGATTTGTTGCTGCGGGGCCAACAGCCCCGTCCGCAAGTGCGCGAGCTCGATGGCGACGGGCGCTTGCACCTGCAGGAACCGGCACAGCCCCACAGCCTGATCCGGCCAGAGCCACCCCGGGAACGCGCACAGCCCCACCGGCGCTATGCCGCCCTGGCACCGGTACCCCTGCCGGATCCAGTGGCCGATACAGACGAAGCACCAAGCCCTGCGGCCCAATCGCCCCTGATGCTGTTCGGTGTGGGAGTGAGCGAACTGCTGCTAGAGCAAGCGATCCGCAGCCGCCGGCTCCCGGTGCAATGCGTCGATGCCGTGGAAGAGGCCGATGTGGTGCTGGCCCTACGCCAGCAGCTGGGACAGCAGCCGGAGCTGCGGCGGCGGGCCCAGCTGGCCGGTGTGCCCATCCTGGTGATCAAGGCCGACACCTTGCCGCAGGTGCAGCGTGGCCTGGAGCGATTGCTGCAACGGCGCGAGCCGGCGGAGCCCCCCGAACCCACTCCTGAGCAAGGCGGCCTCGACGACGACCTGGCGGCCCTAGAGGAGTGCCGACTGGCGGTCGAGCAACTGGTGCTGGCCAAGGGGCAACCGGTGGAGCTGCTGCCGCG
Coding sequences:
- a CDS encoding 50S ribosomal protein L23, producing the protein MTERFNGRLADVIRRPLITEKATRAIEQNQYTFEVDHRAAKPDIKAAVEQLFDVKVIGVSTMNPPRRTRRVGRFAGKRAQVKKAVVRLADGNAIQLFPEA
- the rpsS gene encoding 30S ribosomal protein S19; translated protein: MGRSLKKGPFIADSLLRKVEKQNAADDKSVIKTWSRASTILPMMIGHTIAVHNGKAHVPVYVTEQMVGHKLGEFAPTRNFRGHIKDKKGGR
- the rplD gene encoding 50S ribosomal protein L4, which translates into the protein MANCVVRDWQGKEAGKAALELKVAKETSANDLVHRAVVRQLAHARQGTASTLTRAEVAGGGRKPYKQKGTGRARQGSIRTPLRPGGGVVFGPKPRTYNLAMNRKERRLALRTALMSRTADITVVKGFAAGLDTPKTKEITAALSRFGIADGSKVLVVLDAPSEVVRRSVRNLEKVKLIAADQLNVFDLLHANALVVSEEALAKIQEVYGDD
- a CDS encoding AAA family ATPase, with protein sequence MVSAPITPQRITDDLDRLLEVLPDPVREALAPAEAREQLLEVVLDLGRVPEARYPGQAVNLGDAVVERADLAAVVEQLGAFGGDNRAGIERTLHRISAIRNRTGTIVGLTCRVGRAVFGTVAMVRDLMDSGESLLLMGRPGVGKTTALREIARVLADELGKRVVVIDTSNEIAGDGDIPHPAIGRARRMQVARPELQHQVMIEAVENHMPEVIVIDEIGTELEAQAARTIAERGVMLVATAHGNELANLVKNPTLSDLVGGIESVTLGDEEARRRRSQKTVLERAAEPTFPLAVEMHSRHRWLVHRDVARTVDLLLRGQQPRPQVRELDGDGRLHLQEPAQPHSLIRPEPPRERAQPHRRYAALAPVPLPDPVADTDEAPSPAAQSPLMLFGVGVSELLLEQAIRSRRLPVQCVDAVEEADVVLALRQQLGQQPELRRRAQLAGVPILVIKADTLPQVQRGLERLLQRREPAEPPEPTPEQGGLDDDLAALEECRLAVEQLVLAKGQPVELLPRSERVRRLQAELAERYQLASAEFGSGRQQRLRIFPR
- the rplC gene encoding 50S ribosomal protein L3 codes for the protein MSIGILGKKLGMSQFFDDEGRSIPVTVIEAGPCRITQLKTDSNDGYTAVQLGFGDIREKLVNKPAKGHLAKSGSEPLRHLKEYRVDTVDGLELGGAITVAAFEAGQKVDVSGDTVGRGFAGFQKRHGFSRGPMTHGSKNHREPGSIGAGTTPGRVYPGKRMAGRYGGKQITTRGLVILKVDAERNLLVVKGSVPGKPGALLNILPAKRVGFKAAN
- the rplB gene encoding 50S ribosomal protein L2; this encodes MGIRKYRPITPGTRTRVASDFAEVTGRGRERGLVVAKHQRKGRNNRGVITCRHRGGGHKRLYRLVDFRRDKHGVVAKVAAIHYDPHRNARLALLFYADGEKRYILAPAGVAVGSTVVSGPEAPIETGNALPLSAIPLGSSVHCVELYAGRGGQMVRTAGASAQVMAKEGDYVALKLPSTEVRLVRRECYATLGEVGNSEVRNTSLGKAGRRRWLGRRPQVRGSVMNPCDHPHGGGEGRAPIGRSGPVTPWGKPALGLKTRKRNKPSNRFVLRKRRRTSKRSRGGRDS
- a CDS encoding NAD(P)H-quinone oxidoreductase subunit N; translation: MPLLLTGRGFRQELERAGALALYAPLEGGAETRLLRRLRAAGYRAQITSARGLGDPEAFLLQQHGVRPPHLGHQSVGRGAAVGEVHMAAPQLGHLFEGSAPVLLWLLEGQVLSKAELASLLELTRREPRLKIVVELGGARALRWQPLASVLNQAA
- a CDS encoding LdpA C-terminal domain-containing domain yields the protein MSASAAPEAALAAGRWVKLICGAGNQDLAAIEDLCAVYSLAGVHCIDVAADAAVAAAARRGMAWAEQRGAQRPWLMLSLSDGADPHFRKAHFDPQRCPPDCPRPCQRVCPALAIGASGGVLAERCYGCGRCLPACPLGLIEEQQALLSAAAVPQLLASVQPDAVELHTQAGRQRPFTERVQQVLVSGLQLQRLAVSCGLERGAAAGPQPSPLSTHELAAELWQRHVVVRQAGLRPLWQLDGRPMSGDVGAGTARSAVRLLEAIRPWAPPGPLQLAGGTNGSTAALLPPSCGAAGVAFGGVARSLLQPLLLQAEVRGQRLLECPDLLEQALDSAEVLVAPWLTR